The proteins below come from a single Kitasatospora sp. NBC_00315 genomic window:
- a CDS encoding branched-chain amino acid ABC transporter permease translates to MTTTASTEARPAAAPPAAVPGPLRRHARWWPAVLLAALVTAPYSSLPLPGLLDGPLGSPGSLQLLALCLLFGALATGYDLLLGRTGLLSFGHALYFATGAYATNTIMLEAGLPFALCAVLGLLVGVLLAALLGSVSLRMSGIGFSMVTLAFAQAGSILVERDPGGFTGGEEGRAAPAERLPAWLVGIGHTADLYWIALAYLVLTLAVVHWAVRSPTGRVWEGIRENERRVEVLGLRPYGFKLVAFVLAGALAALGGIVHLLLTGGATPQTTTSDFTLSLLVMVVLGGSGTRWGPLVGGVLYTWADHRLGDLAGSDAVAGLPAVLRVPLSQPLFLLGTLFVLVVHLLPGGVVRLPGRLRAARERSRRATAPRRSTAKL, encoded by the coding sequence GTGACCACCACCGCATCCACCGAGGCGCGCCCGGCGGCCGCACCGCCGGCCGCCGTCCCCGGGCCCCTTCGCCGCCACGCCCGCTGGTGGCCCGCCGTCCTGCTGGCGGCGCTGGTCACGGCTCCCTACAGCTCACTGCCGCTGCCCGGCCTGCTGGACGGCCCGCTGGGTAGTCCGGGGAGCCTCCAACTGCTCGCCCTGTGCCTGCTGTTCGGGGCGCTCGCCACCGGCTACGACCTGCTGCTCGGACGCACCGGGCTGCTCTCCTTCGGCCACGCGCTCTACTTCGCCACCGGCGCCTACGCCACCAACACGATCATGCTGGAGGCCGGCCTGCCGTTCGCGCTCTGCGCCGTCCTCGGCCTGCTCGTCGGCGTCCTGCTGGCGGCCCTGCTCGGCTCGGTCAGCCTGCGGATGAGCGGTATCGGCTTCTCCATGGTGACACTGGCGTTCGCGCAGGCCGGTTCGATCCTGGTCGAACGCGATCCCGGCGGCTTCACCGGCGGCGAGGAGGGCCGCGCCGCCCCGGCCGAGCGGCTGCCGGCCTGGCTGGTGGGGATCGGACACACCGCCGACCTGTACTGGATCGCGCTGGCCTACCTGGTGCTCACCCTCGCCGTCGTCCACTGGGCCGTCCGCTCGCCGACCGGCCGGGTCTGGGAGGGCATCCGGGAGAACGAGCGCCGGGTGGAGGTGCTGGGGCTTCGCCCGTACGGGTTCAAGCTGGTCGCGTTCGTGCTGGCCGGCGCGCTGGCGGCGCTCGGCGGCATCGTCCACCTGCTGCTCACCGGCGGGGCCACCCCGCAGACCACCACCTCGGACTTCACCCTCTCGCTGCTGGTGATGGTGGTGCTCGGCGGCTCCGGGACGCGCTGGGGGCCGCTGGTCGGCGGCGTCCTGTACACCTGGGCGGACCACCGCCTGGGCGACCTGGCCGGTTCGGACGCGGTGGCCGGGCTGCCCGCCGTCCTGCGGGTGCCCCTCTCGCAACCGCTCTTCCTGCTCGGCACACTGTTCGTCCTGGTGGTCCACCTGCTGCCGGGCGGCGTGGTCCGGCTGCCCGGGCGGCTGCGGGCCGCCCGGGAGCGTTCGCGCCGCGCCACCGCGCCCCGCCGATCGACCGCCAAGCTCTGA
- a CDS encoding branched-chain amino acid ABC transporter permease: MSTVVLLTLTGLGLGALYFLVASGLSLIFGLMDVLNFAHGALLSTGAYGTWWAASGHLPGAGPGGFGFVLAVAFGTAVGTLAAVLLELAVIRPLYERPREQVLATVGVGLAVPALLSAIWGADARPFPGPAALGGTFGLLGAQVPVNRLVLIAAALVVLAALRLFLGRTRHGLVVRAGVEDRPMVTALGIDVRRAFTLVFAIGGAAAALGGALGGLYFGSVDPGQGTSLLIFAFVVVVMGGMGSVTGAAAASVGVGLVQQFANYYTTAGLGDLAVVVLLAALLLLRPRGLTGRLA; this comes from the coding sequence ATGTCGACCGTCGTCCTGCTCACCCTCACCGGGCTGGGGCTGGGAGCGCTGTACTTCCTGGTCGCCTCCGGCCTGTCCCTGATCTTCGGCCTGATGGACGTGCTCAACTTCGCGCACGGCGCGCTGCTCTCGACCGGCGCGTACGGCACCTGGTGGGCTGCCTCCGGGCACCTGCCGGGCGCCGGCCCCGGCGGGTTCGGCTTCGTGCTGGCGGTCGCCTTCGGTACGGCCGTCGGCACGCTGGCCGCCGTCCTGCTCGAACTCGCCGTCATCCGCCCGCTCTACGAGCGCCCGCGCGAACAGGTGCTCGCCACCGTGGGTGTCGGCCTGGCCGTCCCGGCGCTGCTCTCCGCGATCTGGGGCGCGGACGCGCGGCCCTTTCCCGGACCGGCCGCGCTGGGCGGGACGTTCGGACTGCTCGGCGCCCAGGTGCCGGTCAACCGGCTGGTGCTGATCGCCGCCGCCCTGGTGGTGCTGGCCGCGCTGCGGCTCTTCCTCGGCCGCACCCGGCACGGGCTGGTGGTCCGGGCGGGTGTGGAGGACCGGCCCATGGTCACCGCGCTCGGCATCGACGTGCGCAGGGCCTTCACCCTGGTCTTCGCCATCGGCGGCGCCGCCGCCGCGCTCGGCGGGGCGCTCGGCGGCCTGTACTTCGGCTCGGTGGACCCGGGCCAGGGCACCTCGCTGCTCATCTTCGCCTTCGTGGTGGTCGTGATGGGCGGCATGGGCTCGGTCACCGGCGCCGCCGCGGCCTCGGTCGGCGTGGGTCTCGTCCAGCAGTTCGCCAACTACTACACCACCGCCGGGCTCGGCGACCTCGCCGTCGTCGTGCTGCTCGCCGCCCTGCTGCTCCTGCGGCCGCGCGGACTCACCGGGAGGCTCGCGTGA
- a CDS encoding ABC transporter ATP-binding protein, translating to MTAGALLRIRDLRVVIGGRHILHGVDLDVAAAGVTALLGRNGAGKTTTVRGVLGLVPRTGSVLFGGEETVRLATHALVRRGIGYAPEDRGVFAGLSVAENLRLAERPGAGEPAYALVHELFPELKQRARQAAGTLSGGQQQMVAISRTLLNGNRLIIADEPTKGLAPRVVTEVARVLERAAEAVPVLLVEQNLAMVRRLAEHCVVLADGRTAHQGPADELLTDAEATRRLLGVGRHDPAPAPPAHCDRER from the coding sequence GTGACCGCGGGAGCACTCCTGCGGATCAGGGATCTGCGGGTCGTCATCGGCGGACGGCACATCCTGCACGGCGTCGACCTGGACGTCGCCGCAGCCGGCGTGACCGCCCTGCTCGGGCGCAACGGCGCCGGCAAGACCACCACCGTGCGCGGCGTCCTCGGCCTCGTCCCGCGTACCGGCAGCGTGCTGTTCGGCGGCGAGGAGACAGTACGGCTGGCGACCCACGCGCTGGTCCGCCGGGGCATCGGCTACGCCCCCGAGGACCGGGGTGTGTTCGCCGGGCTGAGCGTCGCCGAGAACCTGCGCCTGGCCGAACGGCCGGGGGCGGGCGAGCCCGCGTACGCGCTGGTGCACGAGCTGTTCCCGGAGCTGAAGCAGCGCGCTCGCCAGGCCGCCGGCACCCTCTCCGGCGGGCAGCAGCAGATGGTGGCGATCTCCCGCACGCTGCTGAACGGCAACCGCCTGATCATCGCGGACGAGCCCACCAAGGGCCTGGCGCCCAGGGTCGTCACCGAGGTCGCCCGGGTGCTGGAGCGGGCGGCCGAAGCGGTGCCCGTCCTGCTGGTGGAGCAGAACCTCGCCATGGTCCGGCGCCTCGCCGAGCACTGCGTCGTGCTCGCCGACGGCCGTACCGCCCACCAGGGCCCGGCCGACGAACTGCTGACCGACGCCGAGGCGACCCGCCGGCTGCTCGGGGTCGGCCGCCACGATCCGGCCCCGGCCCCGCCCGCCCACTGCGACAGGGAACGCTGA